A stretch of DNA from Nonlabens ponticola:
GATACGCAGCAAGAAATAGGCAATAACGTCAACTATATCTATGAGGTCATGCGTGCTGAAAATCTTATGGGCGACCCGCGACTAGTATTTTTTGGTTACTCACAAGGCGTGTCAATAATGACCAGACTTATGGCCTTGTACAATCAGCGCATACAAGCTTTAATCATGCATAGCGGCAGCATTCCTGCCGAACTTAATAGTAGCCATGCTTCCATTTTCAGGCAACAATGTGATCGTATCATACATATCTCAGGAACCCAAGATGAGTACGTTGATGAGCAGGTAATCAAACGTGAAAACAAGCAAATTGATACACTTTTTGGAACTATGGTAGAGATTCATCGTCCCGATATCAATCATAAAGTAGATACTGACCTACTACTACAAATTTCAAAAACATTGTAATGGAATTACTATTTGCCACGCACAATCCCAACAAGCTCATTGAGGTGCAAGCCATGATGCCTGCGCACGTTAAACTATTGAGTCTTGCCGATGTCCTATTACATGATGACATTCCAGAGACAGCAGACACTATTGAAGGCAACGCTATTCTTAAAACAGATTACATTACGGCACGCATGAATTATCCTGTTTTTGCAGATGATACAGGACTCATCGTTCCTGCACTTAATGGCGAGCCTGGTGTTTACAGCGCGCGATACGCTGGAGATCACAAG
This window harbors:
- a CDS encoding alpha/beta hydrolase translates to MTKSVTYQHTNTYEVVNAITDQTKNIWICAHGLGYLATYFKKYFLHLDNRENSFIVLQAPSKYYQGKDFKHVGASWLTRVDTQQEIGNNVNYIYEVMRAENLMGDPRLVFFGYSQGVSIMTRLMALYNQRIQALIMHSGSIPAELNSSHASIFRQQCDRIIHISGTQDEYVDEQVIKRENKQIDTLFGTMVEIHRPDINHKVDTDLLLQISKTL